Proteins from a genomic interval of Zingiber officinale cultivar Zhangliang unplaced genomic scaffold, Zo_v1.1 ctg68, whole genome shotgun sequence:
- the LOC122037599 gene encoding DNA polymerase-like, with product MPPANQNSKTRGERCNGAERKTLNLVQILEFNDGELVFRRYYSSKRRDFNQSASSAPNFDYYVWYRLQSDIDSIICKQLYSGSFYVSINFKEPYPLAIDCDVLTLGFIQLLEQYVYPLDADYVKFTIGYEMQLPLSYDVSFSLGKAIPLYDNTSFITKRSVYEKVSQLVRDYAERYQSAVIKRVFIRVYYKHKETLPEFVLPGKKSSLDMITDIMNVMSHGIGSDELPEVQSFLRKKSRVPKVITSLKRKRVKCNPRPFIVADIETVLVNNVHTPYAVGYLEVYPSMDLSSIVPSSVNIFYSEDHIYAFDNIEVRSMKIIYYFISDLELAVKRKPRLRTVYFHNLSQFDGIFLLKHLVCHHKGYTLTPLMRNHKLYELKVFKGKKMIFRFRDSLTLLPGSLNALAKTFFPSLGTKGSIAHDDVKVSNLQDLREEYITYLRQDVVLLGGVMLKAQEMCLSKYNIDIENIMTLSSLSLLIYRSNYLDEKKYPIYLLNRNQDAFIRRGYYGGHSDVYKPYGENLFFYDINSLYPYVMKKYPMPCGEPVWRKNLEKVELDTLYGFIEAYVVCPKDINRPFLPYREPEINTLIFPTGHFIAVYYSEELKYARELSYKIVPLRGYMFEKTSSPFEGFITNLYESRKEAKKAGSEAMSYIYKNCMNSLYGRFGMNPESTVTEVCNEERYQELLSQDNFQSGEKLTDSHYIVNYISNSSCVSDEEWVPPRNLAVQMSAAITACARIEMYPFISKPDCYYTDTDSVVLSSPLPEDLISSSELGKFKLENKVKKGIFLAPKSSLLEIEDVTKSLILSFKYRIKIPRLLTLSAP from the coding sequence TTAGTGTTTCGTCGTTATTATAGTTCTAAAAGACGTGATTTTAATCAATCTGCCTCTTCTGCTCCTAATTTTGATTATTACGTTTGGTATCGTTTACAAAGTGATATCGACTCTATTATATGTAAACAACTCTATTCTGGATCTTTCTATGTTTCAATCAATTTCAAGGAACCCTACCCTCTAGCAATAGATTGTGACGTTCTAACCCTTGGCTTCATTCAATTGTTAGAGCAGTATGTGTACCCTCTTGATGCCGACTATGTGAAGTTTACTATTGGATATGAGATGCAATTACCTTTATCCTATGATGTTTCTTTTAGTTTAGGTAAAGCTATTCCTTTGTATGATAATACCTCTTTTATTACCAAAAGAAGTGTCTATGAGAAGGTTTCTCAATTAGTGAGAGATTACGCTGAGCGCTATCAGAGTGCAGTGATTAAGCGTGTGTTCATTCGTGTGTATTACAAACACAAAGAAACCCTTCCTGAATTCGTGCTTCCTGGTAAGAAAAGCTCTCTGGATATGATTACTGATATTATGAATGTTATGTCTCATGGCATAGGAAGTGATGAGCTTCCCGAAGTCCAATCTTTTCTTCGTAAAAAGAGTCGCGTTCCCAAAGTTATTACCTCTCTCAAACGTAAAAGAGTCAAATGTAACCCTCGACCATTCATTGTAGCCGATATCGAGACAGTACTAGTTAATAATGTTCATACCCCTTATGCTGTAGGTTACTTGGAGGTTTATCCTTCTATGGATCTTTCTTCTATCGTGCCCTCTTCTGTGAATATCTTTTATAGTGAGGATCACATCTATGCCTTTGATAATATAGAGGTACgtagtatgaaaattatatattattttatatctGATTTAGAATTGGCTGTGAAGAGAAAACCACGTCTTCGTACTGTATACTTCCACAATCTTTCTCAATTCGATGGGATTTTCTTGCTTAAGCACCTCGTATGTCATCACAAGGGATACACGTTAACCCCCCTTATGAGGAATCATAAACTTTACGAGTTGAAAGTGTTTAAGGGCAAAAAGATGATCTTCCGTTTCCGCGATTCGTTAACATTGCTCCCAGGCTCTTTAAATGCATTGGCTAAGACATTTTTCCCTTCATTAGGTACCAAAGGATCTATAGCCCATGATGATGTGAAAGTTTCAAATCTTCAGGATCTTCGTGAGGAATATATTACATATCTTCGACAAGATGTCGTACTCTTAGGGGGTGTTATGTTGAAGGCTCAAGAAATGTGTCTTTCTAAGTATAATATTGATATCGAAAATATCATGACATTGTCATCGCTTTCGCTTCTAATCTATCGTTCTAACTATTTAGATGAGAAAAAATATCCTATCTATCTTCTTAATCGAAATCAAGATGCCTTTATAAGGCGTGGCTACTATGGAGGTCATTCAGATGTTTATAAGCCTTATGGTGAGAATTTATTCTTCTATGACATAAATTCCCTCTATCCTTATGTTATGAAAAAATATCCTATGCCTTGTGGGGAACCTGTATGGAGGAAGAACTTGGAGAAGGTTGAATTGGATACCTTGTATGGATTTATTGAGGCTTATGTTGTCTGTCCTAAAGATATAAACCGTCCTTTCTTGCCTTATAGGGAACCAGAGATTAATACATTAATCTTTCCCACAGGTCATTTCATAGCTGTTTATTATAGCGAAGAGTTGAAGTATGCCCGTGAGTTAAGTTACAAAATAGTACCTCTCAGGGGCTATATGTTTGAGAAGACAAGCAGTCCTTTCGAAGGCTTTATCACCAACCTCTATGAGAGCAGAAAAGAAGCCAAGAAAGCGGGTTCTGAAGCAATGTCTTATATCTATAAGAACTGTATGAATTCGCTCTACGGAAGATTCGGCATGAATCCTGAGAGTACAGTAACTGAAGTCTGCAATGAAGAACGATATCAAGAATTGTTGAGTCAGGATAATTTTCAATCAGGAGAAAAGCTTACCGATTCTCACTATATAGTTAATTACATTAGCAATAGTAGCTGTGTTAGCGACGAAGAATGGGTCCCTCCAAGGAACTTGGCTGTTCAAATGTCAGCAGCTATAACTGCTTGTGCTCGTATTGAAATGTACCCTTTCATTTCCAAACCTGACTGTTACTATACAGATACAGACTCAGTTGTTCTTAGCAGTCCTCTTCCTGAGGATTTAATCTCTTCCAGTGAATTGGGTAAGTTCAAACTAGAAAACAAAGTTAAAAAAGGCATCTTCTTAGCACCTAAGAGTTCTTTGTTAGAGATTGAAGATGTTACTAAATCTTTAATATTGAGTTTTAAATATCGCATCAAAATACCGAGACTTTTAACGTTATCTGCCCCGTAA